A genomic window from Centroberyx gerrardi isolate f3 chromosome 14, fCenGer3.hap1.cur.20231027, whole genome shotgun sequence includes:
- the calcrl2 gene encoding calcitonin gene-related peptide type 1 receptor: MWRTLAISLLVVLALGAEVSQCEDVGSMVAVEEAIEEQKKEASSDNMSSVLGRSRLHILAAQFECYLKIIHDPARTEEGTFCNRTWDGWLCWGDSAPGTVMQMCPEYFQDFDPAEKVTKVCNPDGQWFHHPESNRVWSNYTQCQTYTKEKLKLAFSLYYLAMVGHVLSIVSLIICLIIFSYFKSLSCQRISLHKNMFLSFILNSIVTVIWLSAVANNQPTVASNPVSCKVLSVLNQYTFASSYFWMLCEGIYLHTLIIVAVFVGEQQLFWYYVLGWGFPIIPAITYAVGRGLFFNDKCWISSDTHLLYIIHGPIHAALLVNFFFLLNIVRVLITKLKVTHSAESTAYMKVVRATLILIPLLGAQFILVPWRPEGRTARAVYEFIMHIFSHFQGLLVAIIFCFCNAEAQTALRRKWAQLKIAWGKTGWGETNATTNSHCNYHTNSITETSRATVSLELSADSDHYLSNDQKPPHQQANGQQSNRRRSGNGETDASQSLETTDI, encoded by the exons ATGTGGAGGACCCTAGCAATCTCACTGCTGGTTGTACTGGCACTGGGCGctgag GTGTCCCAGTGTGAGGATGTGGGGTCCATGGTGGCTGTAGAGGAGGCGatagaggagcagaagaaggagGCGTCCAGCGACAACATGTCCAGCGTGCTGGGACGGTCCCGACTCCATATCCTGGCTGCCCAGTTCGAGTGCTACCTGAAGATAATCCACGACCCGGCGCGTACAGAAGAAG GTACTTTCTGTAACCGTACGTGGGATGGCTGGCTGTGTTGGGGGGATTCGGCTCCAGGGACAGTCATGCAGATGTGTCCCGAATACTTTCAAGACTTCGACCCTGCTG AGAAAGTTACCAAAGTGTGTAATCCTGACGGCCAGTGGTTCCACCACCCAGAGAGCAACAGAGTCTGGTCTAACTACACCCAGTGTCAGACCTACACCAAAGAGAAGCTCAAG ttaGCCTTCAGTCTATACTACCTGGCCATGGTGGGTCATGTTCTGTCCATCGTCTCCCTGATCATCTGTCTGATCATCTTCTCCTACTTCAA gagtctTAGCTGCCAGAGGATCTCCCTCCACAAGAACAtgtttctctccttcatcttgaaCTCCATTGTTACTGTTATCTGGCTCTCAGCTGTGGCCAACAACCAGCCCACCGTGGCCAGCAACCCT GTCAGCTGTAAGGTCCTCTCTGTGCTCAACCAGTATACGTTTGCGTCCAGCTACTTCTGGATGCTGTGTGAGGGCATCTACCTCCACACGCTCATCATAGTGGCCGTCTTCGTCGGGGAGCAGCAGCTCTTCTGGTACTACGTCCTGGGATGGG gctTTCCCATCATTCCTGCCATCACGTATGCTGTGGGACGTGGACTCTTCTTTAATGACAA gtGTTGGATCAGCTCGGACACCCACCTGCTCTACATCATTCATGGGCCCATTCATGCTGCCCTGCTC GTGAACTTCTTCTTCCTGCTGAACATCGTGCGGGTCCTGATCACCAAGCTGAAGGTGACCCATAGCGCTGAGTCCACCGCCTACATGAAGGTGGTGCGAGCCACCCTCATCCTCATCCCCCTGCTGGGCGCCCAGTTCATCCTGGTCCCCTGGAGGCCGGAGGGGCGCACGGCCCGGGCCGTCTACGAGTTCATCATGCACATCTTCTCCCACTTCCAG GGACTTCTGGTGGCAATTATCTTCTGTTTCTGCAATGCCGAG GCCCAGACGGCGCTGCGGAGGAAGTGGGCTCAGCTGAAGATCGCGTGGGGTAAAACCGGCTGGGGGGAAACCAACGCGACCACCAACTCCCACTGCAACTACCACACCAACTCCATCACCGAAACCAGCCGCGCCACCGTCAGCCTGGAGCTGTCCGCCGACAGCGACCACTACCTGTCCAACGACCAGAAACCGCCGCATCAGCAGGCCAACGGGCAGCAGAgcaacaggaggaggagcggcaACGGAGAGACGGACGCATCGCAGAGCCTGGAGACCACCGACATCtga